A window of Candidatus Desulfatibia profunda genomic DNA:
TGGTCAACATGGCATATCGCCAGGGCCCGGCGTTCCGGGACATTGGTCTTTTTAAGGGATACTGCGATTCGAATTTCATCTGCTTTCCGTATGAAACCCAGCGTACCGGGATTTATGCGGCCGGCTGCATCCGGCGCAGCATGACCATGGAAGAATCCATGGAAGACGCCACCGGCGCCGCCCTCAAAGCGATTCAATGCATTGAATCGGTCAACCGCGGCGTTGCCGTGCACCCAAGGTCCGGCGACATGAGCTTCCCCGACTTCTTCTTTGAAAGATGCACCCAATGCAAGCGCTGTACCGCCGAGTGCCCTTTTGGCGCCCTGGATGATGATGAAAAGGGAACACCCAAGCTGAACCCGGCGCGCTGCCGGCGCTGCGCCACCTGTATGGGAGCCTGCCCAGAGCGTATCATCGGCTTCGCCGACTACAATATCGACAGCATCGGGTCGATGGTCAAAGCCATCCGCGTGCCCTCGGAAGACGATTATTACGCACCTCCCTTTAGGATCGTCGGATTTGTGTGTGAAAACGATGCCTACCCGGCCCTGGATATCGCCGGCCTAAACCGGCTCTCCTATTCGGCCGAGGTCCGGTTCATTCCGATTCGATGCTTAGGGTCCATGAACGTAATCTGGATCAAGGACGCATTGGCCCAGGGCATGGACGGGGCCTTTTTGCTGGGCTGCAAGCACGGCGACGACTACCAGTGCCATTTTGTAAAGGGGAGCGAACTTGCGGAGATCAGAATGCAGAAGATCGGGGATGCCCTGGCGAGCCTGGCTTTGGAAAATGAGCGCGTGGCCCAGTTCCAGGTGGCCATCGACGAGTACGATAAGCTTCCAAAAATGATTAACGATTTTGTGGCATCCGTAGAAGCGCTCGGCCCCAACCCGTTCAAGGGATTCTAGTGATTGTTGATTGACGATTGACGTCGCTGTTCATCGATCAATCGTCAATCAACAATATTCAATATTGATTGTACGAGGAGGTAGTCTTATGACGGATAAATACCTGATTGAGCCTGATGTAAACTTTATTAAGGAAATCGTCGGGCTTGGGGGCGACACCCTGAAAAAGTGCTTTCAATGCGCAACCTGTTCGGTGGTCTGCCCTATATCTCCGGACACCAAGCCTTTTCCCAGAAAGGAGATGATTGCGGCATCCTGGGGATTGAAGGACAGACTGGTCGGCAATCTCGACATCTGGCTGTGCCATCATTGCGGGGATTGTACCACCAGGTGCCCGCGCGGCGCCAAACCGGGTGAAGTGCTGTCCGCTGTTCGCTCTTACGCCATCACCGAATACGCTGTTCCCAAAGCCATCGGAAAGGCGGTGAATGATCCCAAGATGCTCCCCTTGCTCTTAGCGATTCCCACGGTACTGTTTCTGGTTTTGGGTCGTATCACCGGTTTGCTCAATTTTTCACCGCCGCTGGGGGAACACGGGATTGCCCACCATCTGTTCTTTTCCACCTGGCTGGTGGATATGATTTTCGTCCCGCTGGCGGCCTGGGTTGTGGTGATTTTCGCTATGGGCCTGAAGCGATTTATCAAGGACATCCATGAAAACGCCGTCCTCGAAGGCAAAACCGACAAACAGGAACTTGAATACGGTGGTCTGCTCAAGGCGTTGATTTGCCTTATACCCACCATCTTAAAACAGGATAAGTTTGCAGAATGTTCGGAAAATAAAGACCGCGACGTTGCCCACTGGATGGTCTTTTTGTCGTTTATCGCGCTTTTTATCGTTACCAACATTTTCTTTGTTACCCTCTACGGGCTTCAAATTCACGGTCCCTATTCCCAGTTGAACCCGGTTAAGTGGCTCGCGAATATCGGTGGGGTGGCCCTTGTTATCGGGAGTATCCTGTTGATCAAAAACCGTTTGGCCAAAACGGATCAGACCAGCGTTTACAAAGACTGGTATCTGCTGGGACTTGTTCTGGGATTGGGCCTCACCGGCATGCTGACCGAAATGACGCGTCTGGCCGGTATGGCCGGGGTGAGCTACTTTATTTATTTTGTCCATCTGGTGTTTGTGTTCAACCTGTTTGCATTTTTACCGTTTTCAAAACTGGCGCATCTGGTTTATCGAACCGTGGCCCTGACCTACAATGAGTGGTCGGGCAGAAAATAACCGTAAACCATAAAACAGCAAACGCTCACCTCGAAGGGGATACAAAAAATGTATCCCCTTTCTTTATTTGCGCCCCTTTGATTCAGCCGCGTAAAATAGTTATTTGCTTATTTACGGATGTCCCGGATATTCCGATTGTCACCGCAACCGGTAGGCTTCCATATGTTGTGGTTTATCGAATTCCATACCCAATCAGATTTTTTAGATACAACCTTACCCAAAAAGGGAATTCTGGTACTCTTATCAATTTCTATCGGTCGTGTTGGCGTTATGTATCCGAATGTGCATGAAAATCGTTTTGAAAGTCCTCTTTACAATCCCCGCACATATTGATAAGCATTCCACCAGGCTGAACAGGGCGGCTCAGCTCAATACCATTTTATTCATTTTTAGGCCTTATGAGGAATGATGCATTTTCATCAATTCAGAAAAATCCCATGAGCGACACTGTTGACAACCCGCAGTTGCAGCTAGCTTTTGATTTTGTGCAGCACACTGGTAAAAACCTGTTTCTCACCGGCAAGGCCGGCACCGGTAAAACCACTTTTCTGCGCACTTTGA
This region includes:
- the qmoC gene encoding quinone-interacting membrane-bound oxidoreductase complex subunit QmoC — translated: MTDKYLIEPDVNFIKEIVGLGGDTLKKCFQCATCSVVCPISPDTKPFPRKEMIAASWGLKDRLVGNLDIWLCHHCGDCTTRCPRGAKPGEVLSAVRSYAITEYAVPKAIGKAVNDPKMLPLLLAIPTVLFLVLGRITGLLNFSPPLGEHGIAHHLFFSTWLVDMIFVPLAAWVVVIFAMGLKRFIKDIHENAVLEGKTDKQELEYGGLLKALICLIPTILKQDKFAECSENKDRDVAHWMVFLSFIALFIVTNIFFVTLYGLQIHGPYSQLNPVKWLANIGGVALVIGSILLIKNRLAKTDQTSVYKDWYLLGLVLGLGLTGMLTEMTRLAGMAGVSYFIYFVHLVFVFNLFAFLPFSKLAHLVYRTVALTYNEWSGRK